The following are encoded together in the Glycine max cultivar Williams 82 chromosome 8, Glycine_max_v4.0, whole genome shotgun sequence genome:
- the LOC100782344 gene encoding L-type lectin-domain containing receptor kinase IX.1, with translation MVSAAPNAMYAQLSNLSFSHHFLVMLLSIFFIFIIPCAFPLSFNITSFDPNGKSIIYEGSANPVTPVIELTGNVRDSTGRATYFQPMHLWDKATGNLTDFTTHFSFVIDSRNRSGYGDGMAFFLAPAGLKFPYVSRGGALGLTLENQRLNSTDPFVAVEFDIYKNFYDPPGEHVGIDINSLRSVANVTWLADIKQGKLNEVWISYNSSSFNLSVVFTGFNNDTILRQHLSAIIDLRLHLPEFVTVGFSAATGSSTAIHSVNSWDFSSTLAAQENITKGADTVARSPATSNIAPSQKKKNKTGLAVGLSIGGFVLIGGLGLISICLWKKWKKGSVEEVHVFEEYMGKDFGRGGGPRKYSYAELTQAANGFKDEHKLGQGGFGGVYKGYLKDIKSHVAIKRVSESSDQGIKEFASEVNIISRLRHRNLVHLIGWCHAGKKLLLVYEYMPNGSLDIHLFKKQSLLKWTVRYNIARGLASALLYLHEEWEQCVVHRDIKSSNIMLDSEFNAKLGDFGLARFVDHAKSAQTTALAGTMGYMAPECATSGRASKESDVYSFGVVALEIACGRKPINHRAQENEINIVEWVWGLYGEGRILEAADQRLEGEFEEEQIKCLMIVGLWCAHPDHNNRPSMRQAIQVLNFEAPLPNLPSSLPVPTYLEGPLHSFIAPFSITSSEEGQSQITGSSSNTNSTGFTTKSDDASPSVSLLYSR, from the coding sequence ATGGTCTCGGCAGCACCAAATGCAATGTATGCCCAGTTGTCCAACCTTAGTTTCTCCCATCACTTCTTAGTGATGTTGTTAtccattttcttcatcttcattatcCCTTGTGCTTTCCCTCTATCCTTTAACATCACTAGTTTCGATCCAAATGGCAAGAGCATAATATATGAGGGATCAGCCAACCCTGTAACACCAGTTATCGAACTCACAGGAAACGTACGGGACAGCACAGGTAGAGCCACATATTTCCAACCTATGCACCTGTGGGACAAAGCCACAGGGAATCTCACAGATTTCACTACCCATTTCTCCTTTGTCATAGATTCACGGAACCGAAGTGGATATGGAGATGGGATGGCATTCTTCCTTGCCCCTGCTGGTTTAAAGTTTCCTTATGTCTCCAGAGGAGGTGCTTTGGGTCTGACACTTGAGAACCAACGATTAAACTCCACTGACCCATTTGTTGCTGTGGAGTTTGATATCTATAAGAATTTCTATGATCCACCCGGTGAACATGTTGGAATCGACATCAACTCTTTGAGATCTGTTGCCAATGTCACATGGTTGGCTGATATCAAGCAAGGGAAACTCAATGAGGTTTGGATCAGTTACAATTCTAGTTCATTTAATTTAAGTGTTGTGTTCACGGGTTTTAACAATGACACCATTCTGCGGCAACATCTATCTGCCATAATTGATCTGAGACTTCATTTACCAGAATTTGTTACTGTTGGCTTCTCAGCTGCCACGGGAAGTTCAACTGCTATACATAGTGTCAATTCATGGGATTTTAGCTCAACTTTGGCAGCACAAGAAAACATAACAAAGGGAGCAGACACAGTTGCCAGGTCTCCAGCAACCTCCAATATAGCTCCCAgtcagaagaaaaagaataagacCGGCTTGGCAGTGGGATTGAGTATTGGTGGATTTGTTTTGATTGGTGGGTTGGGTTTGATTTCTATATGCTTGTGGAAGAAGTGGAAGAAAGGAAGTGTAGAGGAAGTTCATGTTTTTGAAGAGTATATGGGAAAAGATTTTGGAAGGGGGGGAGGACCCAGGAAGTATTCATATGCTGAATTAACACAAGCAGCTAATGGTTTCAAAGATGAGCACAAGCTAGGACAGGGAGGATTTGGAGGTGTTTATAAGGGTTATCTTAAAGACATAAAGTCTCATGTAGCTATTAAGAGGGTGTCAGAAAGCTCTGATCAAGGGATAAAGGAGTTTGCTTCAGAAGTAAACATTATTAGCCGGTTAAGGCATCGAAATCTAGTGCACTTGATCGGTTGGTGTCATGCAGGGAAAAAGCTCTTACTTGTGTATGAGTACATGCCAAATGGAAGCTTAGATATTCATCTTTTCAAGAAGCAAAGTTTGTTGAAATGGACGGTGAGATATAACATAGCTCGAGGATTGGCCTCCGCATTGCTATACTTGCACGAGGAATGGGAACAATGTGTTGTGCACAGAGACATAAAGTCAAGCAACATTATGCTGGATTCAGAGTTTAATGCCAAACTTGGGGATTTTGGCTTAGCAAGGTTTGTGGACCATGCAAAAAGTGCACAAACTACAGCTTTAGCTGGGACTATGGGCTACATGGCTCCTGAATGTGCTACCTCGGGCAGGGCTAGTAAGGAGTCAGATGTCTACAGTTTCGGAGTTGTTGCTTTAGAGATAGCTTGTGGAAGAAAACCCATAAACCATAGGGctcaagaaaatgaaataaatattgtGGAATGGGTGTGGGGACTCTATGGAGAAGGGAGAATTCTTGAAGCAGCAGATCAAAGACTAGAAGGGGAATTTGAGGAGGAGCAAATAAAATGCTTGATGATTGTTGGTCTTTGGTGTGCTCACCCTGACCATAACAATAGGCCTTCAATGAGGCAAGCGATTCAAGTGCTTAACTTTGAAGCTCCCTTGCCTAATCTTCCATCAAGTTTGCCTGTTCCTACATATCTTGAAGGCCCC